Proteins encoded by one window of Fischerella sp. PCC 9605:
- a CDS encoding Npun_R2821/Npun_R2822 family protein: MTNGIYTLANDVVYDQLVALLNSIEANAGREIPVCVIPYDRRLDKVRAEITSRKNVTLFENESAIAYWENFVTQAWKTHPRTQRVWREWGVTGTYRLAMHRKLCGLNGPFDKFIYFDADTLLMGSLDYVYQKLDNYDWVANDFQYRSNLKYIFDGSPELLRKVFTQEQLSYQIFCAGWFAAKKQIFTETMLADLLEKLKSGEADVMALGGPDQSLFNYMVLRSGVSYYNFAYHDVDQVTGNHWSSKFDVVDNILYDQGRQLTYLHYMSIGSSQFTRLCAGEDVDIPYRDVFLYYRYLLSPESRPKTFNLPSPLTRLQRSTSSFLSHKAKRFMHKYRTFKEKISK; encoded by the coding sequence ATGACAAATGGCATTTATACTTTAGCCAATGATGTCGTTTATGACCAATTGGTTGCCTTACTCAATAGCATAGAAGCCAATGCTGGTAGAGAAATTCCTGTTTGCGTAATTCCCTACGATCGCCGTTTAGATAAGGTACGTGCGGAAATTACATCTAGAAAGAATGTCACATTGTTTGAAAATGAAAGTGCGATCGCTTACTGGGAAAACTTTGTCACTCAAGCATGGAAAACTCATCCCAGAACACAAAGAGTTTGGCGAGAATGGGGTGTTACGGGAACCTATCGTTTAGCCATGCACCGAAAACTTTGTGGTCTGAATGGGCCCTTTGATAAATTTATTTATTTTGATGCAGATACCCTATTAATGGGTTCTTTAGACTATGTGTATCAAAAATTAGATAACTATGATTGGGTAGCAAATGATTTTCAATATCGTTCTAATTTGAAATACATTTTTGATGGTTCACCAGAACTTCTGAGAAAAGTTTTCACTCAAGAACAATTATCTTATCAAATATTCTGTGCTGGTTGGTTTGCAGCTAAAAAGCAAATTTTTACTGAGACAATGTTAGCCGATTTACTAGAAAAATTAAAGTCTGGTGAAGCTGATGTTATGGCATTAGGAGGCCCCGATCAATCTTTATTTAACTACATGGTTTTGCGTAGTGGAGTTAGCTATTATAACTTTGCTTATCATGATGTAGACCAGGTAACTGGTAATCACTGGTCTTCTAAATTTGATGTAGTAGATAACATTCTGTACGATCAAGGTCGGCAACTGACATACCTGCATTACATGAGCATCGGTTCATCACAATTTACACGTCTGTGTGCTGGGGAAGATGTTGATATTCCCTACAGGGATGTGTTTCTATACTATCGGTATTTGCTTTCACCAGAATCTAGACCAAAAACCTTTAATCTTCCTAGCCCTCTGACACGTTTGCAAAGGTCTACCAGCAGTTTTTTGAGCCACAAAGCTAAGAGATTTATGCATAAATATCGTACTTTTAAAGAGAAAATCTCGAAATAA
- a CDS encoding Npun_R2821/Npun_R2822 family protein, producing the protein MQRGIYIVANDRVLDNAIALLNSIRLYDQQVTVVLIPFNDDYHKVADILGDLHNVQIFPDLDFVNSFTKRIGEIFPRDFLSLPNKMRKLAVWFGPLDEFIYVDTDIIVFEKIAENLNRLLEVDFFCCDYHHKSEGLRNIFSPLVKEKQIFTEEQLQDVFNSGFWASKKGIITEQVMEETLQECATHKEYFDFSCGVTDQPILNYLVLKHIDKRCNLVRLPGGEPGSWAGSRHFQEKDYVLYDRTQRLKYLHWAGTAIKPGCPYWKLWEHYRYLHEGRVPLLQKLFRR; encoded by the coding sequence ATGCAGCGGGGAATTTATATAGTTGCCAATGACCGCGTTTTGGATAATGCGATCGCACTACTCAACAGCATTCGCCTTTACGATCAACAAGTGACCGTTGTTCTCATCCCATTTAATGATGATTATCACAAAGTAGCAGATATTTTAGGCGATTTACACAATGTACAAATTTTTCCTGACCTAGACTTTGTTAATAGTTTCACCAAACGCATCGGAGAAATTTTTCCTAGAGATTTCTTATCTCTACCTAACAAGATGCGAAAACTGGCAGTATGGTTTGGGCCGCTAGATGAATTCATTTATGTAGATACGGATATTATTGTTTTTGAAAAAATTGCTGAGAATTTAAACAGGCTATTGGAAGTTGATTTTTTCTGTTGCGATTATCACCACAAAAGTGAGGGATTGCGGAATATCTTTTCTCCACTTGTCAAAGAAAAACAAATTTTTACAGAAGAACAACTTCAGGATGTTTTCAATAGTGGCTTTTGGGCTTCCAAAAAAGGCATAATTACAGAGCAAGTAATGGAAGAAACGTTGCAGGAATGTGCAACGCACAAGGAATATTTTGACTTTTCTTGTGGGGTAACAGATCAGCCTATTCTTAACTATTTAGTTCTCAAACACATTGACAAACGTTGTAACCTCGTCAGACTTCCAGGGGGAGAACCCGGTAGTTGGGCTGGTTCTCGCCATTTTCAAGAGAAAGACTATGTTCTCTACGATCGCACTCAGAGGCTGAAATATCTGCATTGGGCTGGTACAGCTATTAAACCTGGTTGTCCTTATTGGAAATTGTGGGAACACTATCGTTATCTCCACGAAGGTAGAGTTCCCTTACTGCAAAAACTATTTCGCCGTTAA
- a CDS encoding Npun_R2821/Npun_R2822 family protein has protein sequence MNGICTLGNDYVYDQIVALLNSIDAILGREISVCIYPFDEQINRLAAEVAKRPNVFIYDDKDSIERWDQFMLAAAPERLNRSKFRLYGAHRRFCAFDGPFDKFIYLDGDTLVMNSLATVFEKLEYYDWVVYDFQFTDVSKVYNTQSPKLLEVFEQSRIDTEIFCSGFYASKRGTFKAEQREWLLSQLRSGEAEILYAGAGEQPLLNYMVMRSGLSSYNFAVQLPENQKTGCSATSKHFEERNHILYDKGNRLTYLHYIGVQPKMMHAVCSGENIDFPYRDLFLYYRYLHEPEKRPVFSIPPENYQSPNPSLLNRALRKLKLITKG, from the coding sequence ATGAATGGAATTTGTACATTAGGCAATGACTATGTTTACGACCAAATCGTTGCTTTACTCAATAGTATTGATGCTATTTTAGGGCGAGAAATATCTGTCTGTATTTATCCTTTTGACGAACAGATAAACAGGCTAGCAGCAGAAGTTGCCAAACGACCTAATGTATTTATCTACGACGATAAAGACTCGATTGAGCGCTGGGATCAGTTCATGCTAGCAGCAGCGCCCGAACGTTTAAACCGCAGCAAATTTCGTCTTTATGGTGCTCATCGTCGTTTTTGTGCTTTTGATGGCCCCTTCGATAAATTTATTTACTTAGATGGCGATACTCTAGTGATGAATTCACTGGCAACAGTGTTTGAAAAACTAGAATATTATGATTGGGTAGTTTATGATTTCCAATTTACAGATGTTAGCAAAGTTTATAACACCCAATCTCCTAAATTACTAGAAGTTTTTGAGCAAAGCCGCATTGATACTGAAATTTTTTGCTCAGGTTTTTATGCTTCAAAACGGGGAACGTTTAAGGCAGAACAAAGAGAGTGGTTGTTATCCCAACTGCGAAGCGGTGAGGCAGAAATTTTATACGCAGGTGCTGGTGAACAACCACTGCTGAATTACATGGTGATGCGATCTGGTCTTTCTAGTTATAACTTTGCTGTGCAATTACCAGAAAATCAAAAAACTGGATGTTCTGCAACTTCAAAACACTTTGAAGAACGAAATCATATTTTATATGACAAAGGAAACCGCCTAACTTACCTGCATTACATCGGTGTTCAGCCTAAAATGATGCACGCGGTTTGTTCTGGTGAAAACATAGATTTTCCCTATCGAGATTTGTTTCTCTACTATCGTTACCTTCATGAACCTGAAAAGCGTCCAGTATTTAGCATTCCTCCAGAAAATTATCAGTCTCCAAATCCTAGTTTACTAAATAGGGCTTTGCGAAAATTAAAATTAATTACTAAAGGATAA
- a CDS encoding glycosyltransferase family 10 domain-containing protein, translating into MVTATIGMISSYRGLEKRIDWLWQQTPHPFGIWGNMQMQAPAPKPDFLLMYQFDFYQPPQQKSWWKRIRKQQQTPEVNIENLLRGVNKERIIYLLREPPLEEVLDITKYNYQQAQKFCGYVSGPDDFALTPGYMPAIWYHGNSFRELNEMPPPEKVSPCSWITSGINRTANHRQRLEFLQSLQTSEIIFDLYGRNLPAWATTSGELVNKWYGMAPYYYNLAIENYSDNNWYVSEKLWDALLAWCLPIYYGGPAAEKLLPPGSFLRLPSLDEKGVAYIREVTATPDAWYAAKDAIKEARQIILHKLNLLNWLSEFVDKHA; encoded by the coding sequence ATGGTAACAGCAACTATTGGCATGATTAGCAGCTATCGAGGTCTAGAAAAAAGAATCGATTGGCTGTGGCAACAAACTCCTCATCCATTTGGTATTTGGGGCAATATGCAAATGCAAGCACCCGCACCAAAACCAGATTTTCTGCTGATGTATCAGTTTGATTTTTACCAACCTCCTCAACAGAAATCCTGGTGGAAACGCATTCGTAAACAACAGCAAACACCGGAAGTGAACATCGAAAATCTACTGCGAGGTGTAAACAAAGAACGGATTATTTATTTGCTCCGCGAACCTCCTTTAGAGGAAGTTTTAGACATTACTAAATATAATTATCAACAGGCACAAAAATTTTGTGGCTATGTCTCAGGGCCCGATGATTTTGCTCTCACTCCCGGCTACATGCCTGCAATTTGGTATCACGGCAACTCGTTTCGGGAATTAAATGAAATGCCACCGCCGGAAAAAGTTTCTCCTTGCAGTTGGATTACCTCTGGTATTAACCGCACAGCTAACCATCGTCAGCGTTTAGAGTTTTTGCAATCCTTACAAACAAGTGAAATTATATTCGATTTATACGGACGCAATTTACCTGCATGGGCAACAACATCAGGAGAATTAGTCAACAAATGGTATGGCATGGCTCCTTACTATTACAATCTGGCAATTGAAAACTACAGTGACAATAATTGGTATGTCAGCGAAAAATTATGGGATGCTCTCTTAGCATGGTGTCTGCCAATTTACTATGGTGGTCCTGCGGCTGAAAAATTATTGCCACCAGGCAGTTTTCTGCGATTACCTAGTTTGGATGAAAAAGGTGTTGCCTATATCCGAGAAGTAACAGCTACTCCTGATGCTTGGTATGCAGCCAAGGATGCAATCAAAGAAGCACGCCAAATTATTTTACACAAACTAAATCTTTTAAATTGGTTATCAGAATTTGTTGATAAACACGCATAA
- a CDS encoding ATP-binding cassette domain-containing protein: MFTNKLIPLLVRFAKPYPGWIILTIILGFSGALFNGVGTALIVPVILKIVGQQVDLTGAPPVLKAILFPFDNLPENYRLWVMSGAIIFVILCKNLASYSSTLTSSVLTRRLTSDIREAGIKLLLEIDLDYYAKMKVGDLINRLGGETARAASAIGSAVKLVILGITILVFVGLLLSISWQLTIVTTMLLSLVTLINQYAISKARNFGKQLSDISTSYSVSVLETLSGIRLVKATGNEDREYHKIKKLIIDREKADFQSQVHSEAIGPTSEVAGITALMLIVFFARTFFADQIASLSAVLLTYLLILLRLLPFISQLNSLRSSFANTAASVDIVAEFLRRDHKPFMNQGKLSYTKLEKGVHFDNISFAYPSNDKLVLKDVDVYLPRGTTLALVGGSGAGKSTLADLLPRFYDPISGCITIDGKDLREFDLKSLRKAMGIVSQDTFLFNDSVRNNIAYGKPDANEEEIIAAAKRGNAYEFISKLPQGFDTLIGDRGVMLSGGQRQRLAIARALLQDPEILILDEATSALDTVSERLVQAAIDDLSRDRTTLVIAHRLSTVQKADQIAVLDQGRVVEIGTHEELLRKGGFYTRLYAMQFSDRAETSTHHQSLIRISHELRTRLNSMIGFLCLVLDDMVDNSQERQELIEESYKSAFKIFNIIDVLEDIVKLQQRFSSTSFTNSNDNLTNEKVTFQQISEQLRTRLNSMLASLRSLADNLIDKPQEQNELIKQAYHSAIYLLDTVEVFEDKIKFLVNSNYPV; encoded by the coding sequence ATGTTTACCAATAAATTAATACCACTACTAGTAAGATTTGCTAAACCCTATCCAGGCTGGATTATCCTGACAATAATACTGGGCTTTTCTGGAGCATTATTTAATGGGGTGGGTACGGCTCTCATCGTGCCAGTCATTTTAAAAATTGTCGGACAACAGGTAGATTTAACTGGTGCTCCTCCGGTTCTAAAAGCGATTTTGTTTCCGTTTGATAATCTGCCAGAGAATTATCGCCTTTGGGTAATGTCAGGAGCAATTATATTTGTAATTTTATGCAAAAATTTAGCGAGCTACTCTAGCACGTTGACATCAAGTGTTTTAACGCGCAGGCTTACGTCTGATATCCGCGAAGCCGGAATAAAGTTATTATTAGAAATTGACTTAGACTACTATGCCAAAATGAAAGTTGGCGATTTAATTAATCGTCTTGGTGGCGAAACTGCTCGTGCTGCTAGTGCTATTGGTAGTGCAGTCAAATTAGTAATTTTGGGAATTACGATTTTAGTTTTTGTTGGCTTGTTGTTATCAATTTCTTGGCAGCTAACAATTGTGACGACAATGTTGCTGTCTTTGGTGACTTTAATAAATCAATATGCCATTTCCAAAGCTAGAAATTTTGGCAAGCAATTATCAGATATTTCTACATCATACTCTGTTTCTGTGCTAGAAACACTGAGTGGAATTCGCTTAGTGAAAGCAACTGGTAATGAAGACAGAGAATATCACAAAATTAAAAAGCTAATTATTGACCGAGAAAAAGCAGATTTTCAATCTCAAGTTCATTCTGAAGCAATTGGCCCTACCAGTGAAGTAGCCGGCATCACAGCCTTAATGCTAATTGTCTTTTTTGCACGAACATTTTTTGCTGACCAAATCGCTTCTTTATCAGCGGTTCTTCTGACATATTTATTAATATTACTGCGACTACTACCATTTATTTCTCAGTTAAATTCTCTTCGGAGTAGTTTTGCTAATACCGCAGCCAGTGTAGATATTGTGGCTGAATTTTTACGGCGCGATCATAAGCCGTTCATGAATCAAGGTAAGCTTTCCTATACCAAATTAGAGAAAGGAGTGCATTTTGATAATATATCTTTTGCCTATCCTAGTAATGATAAATTGGTGCTAAAAGATGTGGATGTTTACTTACCGCGCGGTACTACTTTAGCTTTAGTTGGTGGTTCTGGTGCGGGTAAATCTACATTGGCAGACTTATTACCAAGGTTTTACGATCCGATCTCAGGCTGCATTACCATCGATGGCAAAGATCTCCGTGAATTCGATTTAAAATCGCTGCGAAAAGCGATGGGAATTGTCAGTCAAGATACTTTTCTCTTCAATGATTCAGTGCGAAATAATATTGCCTATGGCAAACCTGATGCTAATGAAGAGGAAATTATTGCAGCAGCAAAGCGAGGGAATGCTTACGAGTTTATCAGCAAATTACCACAAGGTTTTGATACCTTGATTGGCGATCGCGGTGTCATGCTATCTGGAGGACAAAGACAAAGATTAGCGATCGCCCGTGCATTACTACAAGATCCGGAAATTCTGATCCTTGATGAAGCCACCAGTGCTTTAGATACGGTTTCTGAACGCCTAGTACAAGCTGCAATAGACGATCTCAGTCGCGATCGCACAACCTTAGTAATTGCTCACCGCCTGTCTACCGTCCAAAAAGCCGATCAAATTGCTGTATTAGATCAAGGACGTGTGGTAGAAATAGGAACCCATGAAGAACTTTTACGAAAAGGCGGTTTCTACACCCGTTTGTATGCGATGCAATTTAGTGATCGCGCAGAAACTTCTACCCACCATCAAAGCTTAATTCGCATTTCGCACGAACTTCGCACCCGGCTAAACTCTATGATTGGTTTCCTGTGCTTAGTACTTGATGATATGGTAGACAATTCTCAAGAACGGCAGGAACTTATAGAAGAATCCTACAAATCAGCGTTTAAGATTTTTAACATTATTGATGTTTTGGAAGATATTGTTAAACTGCAACAGCGCTTTTCCTCAACATCATTTACAAACTCTAATGACAATCTCACCAATGAAAAAGTAACTTTTCAACAAATTTCCGAGCAGTTGCGAACACGTCTTAATTCTATGTTGGCTTCTCTCCGTTCTCTCGCCGATAATTTGATAGACAAGCCTCAAGAACAAAATGAATTAATTAAGCAAGCCTATCATTCTGCTATCTATCTACTGGATACGGTAGAGGTATTTGAAGACAAAATCAAGTTTTTAGTTAATTCAAATTATCCAGTATAA
- a CDS encoding glycosyltransferase family 4 protein has protein sequence MNRQKNKSKVSILTPNFSKGGVDRAYLLGQVFKKLNFEVEILGFLFGKSIYPEPPPDLPIYCLPGCNYPEFFASVKQLLTKIDGDIVCAIKPKLTSYGVALFNKISHRQPVILDIDDWELSWHGGDEWQYRPSWKQLGRDILKKNGALRNPDHPLYLKWMDASTHRADAITADTQFLLNRFGGTYIPNGKDTDLFDPQKYDFQVSRQRYGLAEYRLLMFPGAPRPHKGIEDVLTALDQLNEPDFRLAIVGGNPYDDYDEQLIERWGRWIIKLPQMPVEKMPEVVAAADVVVVPQRDTPVARAQFPIKLTDGMAMAKPILATRVGDIPEILGDTGYLADPSSPAQLAEQIRLIFENLDAANERGKKARERCVEKYSLEAMAFTLKSVITRL, from the coding sequence ATGAATCGGCAAAAAAATAAGTCAAAAGTTTCTATTTTAACGCCCAATTTCTCTAAAGGTGGTGTAGATCGAGCATATTTGCTGGGTCAAGTATTTAAAAAATTAAATTTTGAAGTCGAGATTTTGGGGTTTTTATTTGGCAAAAGTATTTATCCCGAACCACCACCAGACTTACCAATTTACTGTTTACCAGGCTGCAACTATCCAGAATTTTTTGCTTCAGTGAAGCAACTGTTGACAAAAATTGATGGGGATATTGTCTGTGCCATCAAACCAAAACTTACCAGCTATGGTGTCGCTTTATTTAACAAAATTTCTCACCGTCAACCAGTGATTTTGGATATTGATGATTGGGAGTTGAGTTGGCATGGAGGTGATGAGTGGCAATACCGTCCTAGCTGGAAACAGCTAGGTAGAGACATTCTCAAAAAAAATGGTGCTTTGAGAAATCCAGACCATCCTTTGTATTTAAAGTGGATGGATGCATCGACGCATCGCGCTGATGCCATTACCGCAGATACTCAATTTTTGCTCAATCGCTTTGGCGGCACTTATATACCCAATGGTAAAGATACCGACTTATTCGATCCCCAAAAATACGATTTCCAAGTCAGCCGACAACGTTACGGACTAGCAGAATATCGCCTCCTGATGTTTCCTGGCGCACCGCGACCACATAAGGGTATCGAGGATGTGTTAACCGCACTTGACCAACTCAATGAACCTGATTTCAGGCTAGCGATCGTAGGTGGTAATCCCTATGATGATTACGATGAGCAGCTAATTGAGCGTTGGGGACGTTGGATTATTAAACTACCCCAGATGCCAGTAGAAAAGATGCCAGAAGTTGTGGCTGCTGCTGATGTGGTGGTTGTTCCACAGCGGGATACGCCTGTAGCGCGGGCACAATTTCCCATTAAGCTAACGGATGGCATGGCAATGGCCAAGCCTATTTTAGCAACAAGAGTAGGAGATATTCCAGAAATTTTAGGTGACACAGGTTATTTAGCTGACCCTAGTTCTCCTGCACAACTTGCAGAACAGATTCGACTGATATTTGAGAATTTAGATGCAGCAAACGAGCGCGGCAAGAAAGCGAGAGAAAGATGTGTAGAAAAATATAGCCTAGAAGCAATGGCATTTACTCTAAAGTCGGTAATTACGCGGTTGTGA
- a CDS encoding glycosyltransferase has protein sequence MKLIHTTTWYFPDRSGGVEVYIDSLLHGLQAHGVESIVAAPRQGTEEDFYEYNGTLVYRYPVFPNPNKIQQHKQLPHGGFETFANWLKNHKADVYHQHSWRFDCGLHHLAVARKLGMATVVTVHMPEPLCLRGTMMRYAQEPCNGLIDATLCSRCLGIPERVPSWAIKTLSQVPLPVGVAAETKLRGSKSVKLRLLGRTFGIPPLVTEHQHQLRQLAKLADRIVVPSNWQYDAFRLNGVPEEKLILCRQGVANNFTQQITPTKAENGALKIGFLGRWQETKGVQIIAEAVHLLPADVPVELILHATHADKYGEANREKVLALAACDSRIRIAEPLSRQAISEALANFDLLAVPSQWLETGPLVVLEAQAVGTPVLGANLGGIAELVRHGVDGWLVPAKDIKAWTEAIATLAKDRNLLARLRQGIGLVRTMSVVASEMAMLYKEILATP, from the coding sequence ATGAAGTTAATTCATACAACTACCTGGTATTTTCCAGATAGATCAGGTGGTGTAGAAGTATACATAGATTCCCTATTACATGGCTTGCAAGCACATGGAGTAGAAAGTATAGTTGCTGCCCCCCGACAAGGCACAGAGGAAGACTTTTACGAATATAACGGTACTTTAGTCTATCGCTATCCTGTCTTCCCTAACCCTAACAAGATACAGCAACACAAACAATTACCTCACGGAGGGTTTGAAACTTTTGCCAATTGGTTAAAAAACCATAAAGCAGATGTATACCATCAGCACTCTTGGCGATTTGACTGCGGCTTGCATCACCTAGCTGTTGCCCGCAAGCTAGGTATGGCAACTGTAGTCACCGTGCATATGCCCGAGCCTCTATGTCTGCGCGGTACAATGATGCGATATGCTCAAGAACCTTGCAATGGGCTAATTGATGCTACCCTTTGCAGTCGGTGTTTGGGCATTCCAGAACGAGTACCTTCTTGGGCAATCAAAACACTGAGTCAAGTTCCTCTCCCTGTCGGCGTAGCCGCAGAAACAAAATTGCGTGGCTCTAAGAGTGTTAAACTCCGCCTACTAGGTAGAACTTTTGGCATTCCTCCTTTGGTGACTGAACATCAGCATCAGCTAAGGCAGCTAGCAAAACTAGCCGATCGCATTGTTGTTCCCAGCAATTGGCAGTATGATGCTTTCCGTTTGAATGGTGTGCCTGAAGAAAAACTGATTCTTTGCCGACAGGGTGTTGCAAACAATTTTACCCAACAAATAACACCAACCAAAGCAGAAAACGGTGCTTTAAAAATTGGCTTTTTGGGTCGCTGGCAAGAAACCAAAGGAGTGCAAATAATCGCAGAAGCAGTACACCTTTTGCCTGCGGATGTACCTGTGGAATTAATTCTTCATGCTACTCATGCAGATAAATACGGTGAAGCGAATCGAGAAAAAGTTTTAGCACTTGCTGCTTGTGACAGTCGGATTCGCATTGCTGAACCACTGTCACGTCAAGCAATCTCTGAGGCATTGGCGAATTTTGATTTACTGGCTGTACCGTCCCAATGGCTAGAAACAGGGCCTCTGGTAGTTCTAGAAGCCCAAGCTGTTGGCACTCCGGTATTAGGTGCAAATTTAGGAGGAATTGCGGAATTAGTTCGTCACGGGGTCGATGGTTGGTTAGTTCCAGCCAAAGATATTAAAGCATGGACAGAAGCGATCGCCACTCTTGCTAAGGATAGGAATTTACTCGCTAGACTGCGTCAAGGTATTGGGCTAGTACGTACCATGAGCGTTGTCGCTTCAGAGATGGCAATGCTTTACAAAGAAATTCTCGCAACTCCCTAA
- the gloB gene encoding hydroxyacylglutathione hydrolase, translating into MQVIRLEALSDNYVFLLHDRQQNIAAVVDPAEAEPVLIKLHELQAELVAIFNTHHHLDHVGGNKELIRRFPQVKVYGGAEDRGRIPGQQVFLQQGDRVQFADRVGEVIFVPGHTRAHIAYYFPPNNPEETGELFCGDTLFAGGCGRLFEGTPTQMVDSLSKLRSLPDNTRVWCAHEYTLKNLQFALTVDSDNPDLQTRYDEVKMCRSRGKATVPSLLGVEKRTNPFLRWEQPALQSAVNSRDPVQTFARLRGMKDRF; encoded by the coding sequence ATGCAGGTAATCCGTCTGGAGGCACTTTCAGACAATTACGTTTTTCTGTTACACGATCGCCAACAAAATATCGCCGCCGTTGTCGATCCAGCAGAGGCAGAACCAGTTTTAATAAAACTTCATGAATTACAAGCAGAACTCGTAGCGATTTTTAACACACACCATCATTTGGATCACGTCGGTGGTAACAAAGAATTGATACGAAGATTTCCCCAAGTAAAAGTTTATGGTGGAGCCGAGGATCGGGGAAGAATTCCAGGACAACAGGTGTTTTTGCAACAAGGCGATCGCGTACAATTTGCAGACAGAGTTGGAGAAGTTATCTTCGTACCCGGACATACTCGTGCTCACATTGCTTATTACTTCCCTCCCAACAACCCAGAAGAGACAGGGGAATTGTTCTGCGGTGATACCCTCTTTGCTGGTGGATGCGGTCGCTTATTTGAAGGCACGCCCACGCAGATGGTAGACTCCCTGAGTAAGCTGCGTTCTCTACCAGATAATACGCGGGTCTGGTGCGCTCATGAATACACTTTAAAAAATTTGCAATTTGCTCTAACCGTAGATAGTGATAACCCCGATTTGCAAACTCGTTATGATGAAGTGAAAATGTGTCGCAGCCGGGGAAAAGCAACCGTTCCCTCTCTTTTAGGAGTCGAGAAACGCACAAATCCCTTTTTACGTTGGGAGCAGCCAGCATTACAATCAGCAGTAAACAGCCGCGATCCAGTGCAAACCTTTGCGCGTCTGCGGGGAATGAAGGATAGATTTTAG
- the rplI gene encoding 50S ribosomal protein L9, translating into MAKRIQLVLTQDVSKLGKSGDLVEVAPGYARNYLIPKSMATFATPGILKQVERRRELERQRQLELKQQAQEQKAALEKAGSFSIAKQVGEKEAIFGTVTTQDVADAIQQTTGLEVDRRGITIPDISRLGTYEAEIKLHSEVTAKVNIEVVAS; encoded by the coding sequence ATGGCGAAACGCATACAGTTAGTTTTAACTCAGGATGTCAGCAAGCTGGGAAAATCCGGCGACTTAGTAGAAGTAGCTCCCGGCTATGCTCGTAATTATCTAATTCCCAAGAGTATGGCAACCTTTGCTACTCCTGGTATTCTTAAGCAAGTGGAACGCCGCCGAGAGTTAGAACGCCAGCGGCAATTAGAACTCAAGCAACAAGCACAAGAGCAAAAAGCAGCATTGGAAAAAGCTGGTAGCTTCAGCATTGCTAAGCAGGTTGGTGAAAAAGAAGCTATTTTTGGTACAGTCACTACCCAAGATGTAGCCGATGCTATTCAACAAACCACAGGTTTAGAAGTCGATCGCCGTGGCATTACCATACCCGATATTAGTAGGCTGGGTACATACGAAGCTGAAATTAAGCTGCACTCTGAAGTAACCGCAAAAGTAAACATTGAAGTTGTAGCCAGCTAA